In Desulfovibrio sp. 86, the following proteins share a genomic window:
- a CDS encoding sensor histidine kinase codes for MNKNNTLSVRTKLVVNVTLVHFVLMSIFIVDVYQRQKVFLSTEAESSTVNFSRLIAENMSSWLLSEDIMGMDEVLRASVKDFTATYAAVVETDGRVLVHSNPSQQGRYITGPDALVLLRGKKQAHIWRKDPTSIHAAAPVIIENRHLGWVLLGTDMNRVSTQLQTLRNQGIAYTVLAMIIGGLAAWLLASSIFRQIHRIMEGVARLRSNQLTSHIPIIANDEIGHIASALNGAMDSLQSSRNELQREIREHLKAEERIHHLTRNIMMGNEEERRRIGHDLHDEFGQSVAGFVFGLHTMKDLIVKDRDGASELCAKLAECAERLGEDIRRVAAHQYPVALEHLGLPLMIKAFLQEHGQQHANLTFTSKITTLEKRLAPYIELTAFRILQEAMSNIIRHSEATEVSVTLAVMHEWIFLCIKDNGKGFRQQTEYDLPRGDVTGIGLLGMAERASSVEGYLEVTSAPNQGCTVDVFLPLLFVTEKRIQGERHG; via the coding sequence ATGAATAAAAATAACACATTAAGTGTCAGAACAAAACTTGTAGTAAATGTAACCCTTGTTCATTTTGTCCTGATGTCAATTTTTATAGTGGATGTATATCAGCGCCAAAAGGTATTCCTGTCTACAGAGGCGGAATCCTCAACCGTAAATTTTTCACGTCTTATTGCCGAGAACATGTCCTCATGGCTGCTTTCTGAAGATATTATGGGAATGGATGAAGTACTGCGGGCAAGCGTCAAAGACTTCACAGCCACCTATGCCGCCGTGGTCGAGACTGACGGTCGGGTGCTGGTCCATTCCAACCCTTCGCAGCAAGGGCGTTACATTACCGGCCCCGATGCCTTAGTCCTGCTGCGCGGCAAAAAACAAGCGCACATCTGGCGAAAAGATCCCACGTCCATCCACGCCGCGGCCCCGGTGATTATAGAAAATCGGCACTTAGGGTGGGTGCTGTTGGGCACGGATATGAACAGAGTCTCGACCCAATTGCAGACTCTGCGCAACCAAGGTATCGCGTACACCGTGCTTGCCATGATCATAGGCGGGTTGGCGGCATGGCTGCTGGCATCCTCCATATTCCGGCAGATACACCGCATTATGGAGGGCGTGGCCAGGTTGCGGTCAAACCAGTTGACCAGTCACATACCAATTATCGCCAACGACGAAATCGGCCATATTGCTTCAGCCCTGAATGGAGCTATGGACTCGCTGCAAAGCAGCCGTAATGAACTGCAACGCGAAATCAGAGAACATTTGAAGGCAGAGGAACGCATCCACCATCTGACCAGAAATATCATGATGGGCAACGAGGAAGAACGTCGTCGCATAGGTCACGACCTGCACGACGAGTTTGGCCAAAGCGTTGCGGGCTTTGTCTTCGGGCTGCACACTATGAAAGATCTTATCGTTAAGGACCGTGATGGCGCTTCGGAACTGTGCGCCAAATTGGCGGAATGCGCGGAGCGGCTGGGAGAAGATATCCGACGCGTGGCGGCGCACCAGTACCCTGTGGCGCTGGAACACCTGGGGCTGCCGCTCATGATCAAGGCCTTCTTGCAGGAACATGGTCAGCAGCACGCCAACCTCACCTTTACCTCAAAAATAACCACCCTGGAAAAAAGACTTGCACCATATATTGAACTGACGGCATTTCGCATTCTGCAGGAAGCCATGAGTAATATCATTCGCCATTCTGAAGCTACAGAAGTCTCTGTCACCCTTGCCGTAATGCACGAATGGATTTTTTTGTGCATCAAAGACAACGGCAAAGGCTTTAGACAACAGACGGAATACGACCTCCCTCGTGGTGACGTTACCGGCATCGGTCTTCTCGGCATGGCAGAACGCGCCAGTTCTGTGGAAGGTTACCTGGAAGTAACCTCAGCCCCGAATCAAGGTTGTACTGTTGATGTTTTTCTTCCTCTTCTTTTTGTTACAGAAAAAAGAATACAAGGAGAGCGTCATGGGTGA
- a CDS encoding glycosyltransferase — MNPPVLNITIPVFNRFHFTQKTILALRKTATSIPFTVTVVDNGSEPALRERLVELRNHGLIDNLFLLPCNMGISCACNIGWKSVDSPFYMKIDNDIEFIDPNWLDKLFQLWSHGHPLSTLGPALTPARLRQNPGTIESPDGILGICTENLPGGAIIIPKTVSDVLGYWSEDYGLYGAEDGDYGARMNCAGFFQYYYDDRDFFIHHGSYGNTEYEGTGLDKSKEHRNLFRDEAGGAGLFVLNNYLYNMCIRNWNVPLRYRIKDMNGYNVVLEENPEYAHVQTALQRSKKLLDGLRNTGQNYSMFSDAVVSRLKKIWESCGQACSMQLTTPSL; from the coding sequence ATGAATCCGCCCGTTCTTAATATCACCATACCTGTCTTTAATCGGTTTCATTTTACGCAAAAAACAATTCTAGCCTTGCGAAAAACGGCCACAAGCATTCCTTTTACCGTGACCGTTGTTGATAATGGAAGCGAACCTGCTTTACGAGAACGGCTGGTAGAATTGCGCAATCACGGCTTGATTGACAATCTTTTTTTGCTCCCCTGCAACATGGGTATTTCTTGCGCTTGCAACATTGGGTGGAAATCTGTTGATAGCCCATTCTACATGAAAATTGATAACGACATTGAATTTATTGATCCCAACTGGCTGGACAAACTCTTTCAACTCTGGTCACACGGGCATCCATTGTCTACCCTTGGCCCCGCATTAACCCCTGCACGACTTAGGCAGAATCCAGGGACCATTGAAAGCCCGGATGGTATTTTGGGTATTTGCACTGAAAACTTGCCAGGGGGCGCCATTATAATACCCAAAACGGTCTCAGATGTTCTGGGCTACTGGAGCGAAGACTACGGCCTTTACGGGGCAGAAGATGGGGACTACGGGGCGCGTATGAACTGCGCTGGTTTTTTTCAGTATTATTATGATGACCGAGATTTTTTCATACACCACGGTTCCTATGGAAACACGGAGTACGAAGGAACAGGGCTGGACAAGTCAAAAGAGCATAGGAACCTGTTTAGGGATGAGGCTGGTGGCGCTGGCTTATTTGTTTTGAACAATTATCTCTATAACATGTGCATACGAAACTGGAATGTGCCTTTGCGCTACCGCATAAAAGACATGAATGGATATAATGTCGTGTTGGAAGAGAATCCGGAATATGCACATGTGCAAACAGCATTGCAGCGTAGCAAAAAATTATTGGATGGACTGCGCAATACAGGTCAAAATTACAGCATGTTTTCCGATGCCGTGGTGTCTCGTCTAAAAAAAATATGGGAATCTTGTGGCCAAGCGTGCTCAATGCAGCTCACTACCCCTTCCCTTTAG
- a CDS encoding transposase, with product MKRRIWDSKSKARIVLEGLQGRSVASLCSEYQITQSMYYRWRDTFLANAAQAFETGTTNRREERLTAENQKLKQAVGELTLELKKNDW from the coding sequence ATGAAACGCCGTATCTGGGACAGTAAAAGCAAAGCTCGCATCGTGCTTGAAGGATTGCAGGGGCGTTCTGTGGCAAGCCTTTGCAGTGAGTATCAAATCACTCAGAGCATGTACTACCGCTGGCGAGATACGTTTTTGGCCAATGCCGCCCAAGCCTTCGAAACCGGCACGACAAACCGCCGGGAAGAGCGCCTCACGGCAGAGAACCAAAAACTTAAGCAGGCCGTTGGCGAGTTGACGCTGGAATTAAAAAAAAACGACTGGTAA
- a CDS encoding formate--tetrahydrofolate ligase, giving the protein MLNPVQHADWEIAQDAETRMKSIYDLGREIGLEERELLPYGHSMGKIDASAVLTRLSGQPNGKYVDVTAITPTPLGEGKSTTTIGLVQGLGKLGKKSSAAIRQPSGGPTMGVKGSAAGGGLSQCIPLTKYSLGFTGDINAVMNAHNLAMVALTSRMQHERNYTDDKLESLSHMRRFNIDPTNVPMGWVIDFCCQELRNIITGIPGNNGKADGFMMQSRFDIAVASEVMAILAVATDLEDLRKRMGKIIVAYDRLGNPVTTDDLEVAGAMTAWMVDAVNPNLIQTIEGQPVLVHAGPFANIAIGQSSIIADRVALKLSDIHVTESGFGADIGYEKFWNLKCHYSGLTPDASVIVATVRALKSHGGAPVPVPGRPLPEEYRSENVEFVEKGCCNLLHHIRTVKSSGVSPVVCINAFVSDSDAEIKKIRELCEAEGARVALSRHWEKGGEGAVELAEAVLDACEEKTVFKPLYSWDMPFKDRIELVAKTVYGADGVEYLGDALDKLEKMQQRPDAAELGLCMVKTQYSLSDNPDFKGVPRGWNLRIRDVLLYGGAGYVVPVAGKISLMPGTGSNPSFRRVDVDTATGRVHGIF; this is encoded by the coding sequence ATGCTCAACCCTGTACAGCACGCCGACTGGGAAATCGCCCAGGATGCCGAAACCCGTATGAAAAGCATTTATGATTTGGGCCGGGAGATCGGGCTCGAAGAAAGGGAGCTTCTGCCATACGGGCACAGCATGGGCAAAATTGACGCCAGTGCAGTCCTGACACGCCTGAGCGGCCAGCCCAACGGCAAATATGTGGACGTTACGGCCATTACGCCCACTCCCCTGGGCGAGGGCAAGTCCACCACCACTATAGGCTTGGTGCAGGGTCTGGGTAAGCTGGGAAAAAAGTCCTCCGCAGCTATCCGCCAGCCATCGGGCGGCCCGACCATGGGGGTCAAAGGGTCCGCCGCCGGGGGCGGCCTTTCCCAGTGCATTCCTCTGACCAAGTATTCTCTGGGTTTCACCGGCGACATCAACGCCGTGATGAACGCACACAACTTAGCCATGGTGGCGCTGACCTCGCGGATGCAGCACGAGCGCAATTATACCGACGACAAGCTGGAAAGCCTGTCGCACATGCGCCGCTTCAACATTGACCCCACCAATGTGCCTATGGGTTGGGTCATCGATTTCTGCTGCCAGGAACTGCGCAACATCATCACCGGCATTCCCGGCAACAATGGCAAGGCGGACGGTTTCATGATGCAGTCCCGCTTCGATATAGCCGTTGCCTCCGAAGTCATGGCCATTTTGGCCGTTGCCACGGATCTTGAAGATCTGCGGAAACGCATGGGCAAGATCATCGTGGCCTATGACCGCCTGGGCAATCCGGTGACGACCGACGACCTGGAAGTGGCCGGCGCCATGACCGCCTGGATGGTTGACGCCGTCAATCCCAACCTGATCCAGACCATAGAAGGGCAACCCGTGCTGGTGCACGCCGGCCCGTTTGCCAATATCGCCATCGGGCAAAGTTCCATAATTGCGGACCGGGTGGCCCTGAAGCTTTCCGATATCCATGTGACGGAATCCGGCTTCGGCGCAGACATCGGCTATGAAAAGTTCTGGAATCTTAAATGCCACTACAGTGGCTTGACCCCCGACGCTAGTGTCATTGTGGCCACGGTGCGCGCTCTCAAAAGCCACGGCGGCGCGCCTGTGCCCGTGCCGGGCCGGCCTTTGCCCGAAGAATATAGGTCGGAAAATGTGGAATTTGTGGAAAAAGGCTGCTGCAACCTGCTGCACCACATCCGCACCGTCAAAAGCTCCGGCGTGTCACCTGTGGTTTGCATCAACGCCTTTGTCAGCGATAGCGACGCTGAGATCAAAAAAATCCGCGAGCTATGCGAGGCTGAAGGCGCGCGCGTGGCCCTTTCCCGTCATTGGGAAAAGGGCGGCGAGGGGGCTGTTGAGCTGGCTGAGGCCGTGCTCGACGCCTGCGAGGAAAAGACGGTATTTAAGCCACTGTATTCCTGGGACATGCCCTTTAAGGACCGAATCGAGCTTGTGGCCAAAACTGTGTATGGCGCGGACGGTGTAGAGTACTTGGGGGACGCATTGGACAAGCTTGAAAAAATGCAGCAGCGCCCCGACGCCGCAGAACTTGGCCTGTGCATGGTAAAGACGCAGTACTCTCTTTCCGACAACCCGGACTTCAAAGGGGTTCCGCGTGGCTGGAATTTGCGCATCCGTGACGTACTGCTGTACGGCGGCGCCGGCTATGTGGTCCCAGTGGCCGGGAAAATCTCTCTCATGCCGGGAACCGGATCCAATCCCTCCTTCAGGCGCGTAGACGTGGATACAGCCACGGGCCGCGTGCACGGCATCTTTTAA
- a CDS encoding phosphate/phosphite/phosphonate ABC transporter substrate-binding protein, with protein MLTTAVEPTEDEFPSYRSWLLPLYAVLMLGGFLFSMMTTPDNDKANYPEYGNHSVCAQEGVVYRFAVHPLYNPRRLFSVFIRMMDKINSQACGFKVRLVASRNYQSFEARTRKNDFEITLSNPSQALQAVKHGYRIIGKMGDDSQFCGIIFARRDSGITDITDLKGKVLAFPSPTALAATMMPLYYLHNRGLDIKDTDMHFVGSQESVIMNVVLGNADVGATWPMPWQMLMRERPEFSNILKILWETPPLVNNAILVRDDMPEKDARIIMDALVDLVNSPDGREILHELTLSRFERCTVSAYQPVVTFLKDYISTFPKELSVLQP; from the coding sequence ATGTTGACGACCGCTGTGGAACCCACGGAAGACGAATTCCCCAGCTATCGGTCCTGGCTTCTGCCGTTGTACGCGGTTTTGATGCTCGGGGGATTCCTTTTCTCAATGATGACTACACCGGATAACGACAAGGCCAATTACCCGGAGTATGGCAATCATTCCGTCTGCGCTCAGGAGGGCGTAGTCTATCGGTTTGCCGTTCATCCTCTCTACAACCCCCGCCGATTGTTCAGCGTCTTCATCCGCATGATGGACAAAATTAACAGCCAGGCATGCGGCTTCAAAGTCCGGCTGGTGGCTTCGCGCAATTACCAAAGCTTCGAGGCCCGGACCCGGAAAAACGACTTTGAAATAACGCTCTCTAATCCTTCACAGGCGCTGCAAGCCGTGAAACACGGATACCGTATCATTGGAAAGATGGGGGATGATTCGCAGTTTTGCGGCATTATTTTTGCGAGAAGGGACTCTGGCATCACAGACATCACGGACCTCAAGGGGAAGGTACTGGCTTTCCCTTCGCCCACGGCCCTGGCCGCCACCATGATGCCTTTATATTACCTGCACAACCGGGGACTTGATATTAAAGATACGGATATGCATTTTGTGGGTTCACAGGAGTCTGTCATCATGAATGTTGTGTTGGGCAATGCCGATGTAGGCGCCACATGGCCCATGCCATGGCAGATGCTTATGCGGGAGCGCCCGGAATTCAGCAATATACTGAAAATACTCTGGGAAACTCCACCGTTGGTAAACAATGCTATTTTGGTGCGTGACGATATGCCGGAAAAAGATGCGCGCATTATCATGGACGCTCTTGTGGATTTAGTAAATTCTCCGGACGGAAGAGAAATTCTTCATGAGCTCACTCTTTCGCGTTTTGAGCGATGTACTGTTTCCGCATATCAACCCGTGGTCACTTTTCTTAAAGACTACATATCCACTTTTCCCAAAGAGCTTAGCGTGCTTCAGCCATGA
- a CDS encoding GTPase has translation MNPDTALLETPRSTRLHIGIFGRRNIGKSSLLNAITDQYVAIVSAMPGTTTDPVSKPMELPGLGPCLLTDTAGYDDPSVLGTLRVDKTAYTVDHTDLAVLVTDVELPEKDADFARSLGGCRWSWLSARRTPILLQRYQRQKTDTRKARKDSLGVQRKNRRRHCRPVGGHCQKCARRLGHATLPHCVYQRASKVF, from the coding sequence ATGAATCCTGATACCGCCCTCTTGGAAACGCCGCGCTCCACACGGCTGCACATCGGCATCTTCGGCCGGCGCAATATCGGCAAATCCTCTTTGCTGAACGCCATAACAGATCAATATGTCGCCATTGTTTCAGCCATGCCGGGCACTACCACGGATCCTGTAAGTAAGCCGATGGAGTTGCCGGGGCTTGGCCCCTGCCTGTTGACAGATACGGCCGGCTATGACGATCCCTCGGTCCTCGGCACGCTGCGCGTCGACAAGACTGCCTACACTGTGGACCACACGGACCTCGCCGTTCTGGTTACTGATGTGGAGCTCCCCGAAAAAGACGCGGACTTTGCGCGGTCATTGGGGGGATGCCGCTGGTCGTGGTTATCGGCAAGGCGGACGCCTATTCTTTTGCAACGTTACCAGCGGCAAAAAACGGATACGAGAAAAGCTCGGAAAGACTCCCTTGGCGTGCAGCGCAAAAACCGGCGCCGGCATTGCCGACCTGTTGGCGGCCATTGCCAAAAGTGCGCCAGACGGTTGGGACACGCGACCTTACCCCACTGCGTATACCAGCGGGCTTCAAAAGTTTTTTGA
- a CDS encoding DUF362 domain-containing protein — MDSSSSRRALTEKDAAMLRAVAMTGKGFLTNAAEGATVYFTRDISSSGLTKIYGHLMQGRSLPGRVAVKLHSGEPGGQNYPAPALIKDLVQSVGGTIVECNTAYAGKRFTTADHMVALKEHGFTDIAPVDILDEDGSISLPFARGKHINENFVGAHFARYDSFLILSHFKGHSMAGFGGAIKNVAIGIASAEGKMWIHTGGETRALGKFIRCYKVKKELFLESMAEAAGSVVETLGTDRIVYVSLMNNLSIDCDCDKNPAPPELDDIGVLASFDPVALDRACVDLIYAADSEKSVSLRERIESRNGVHLLDYAESLEIGRQQYTLVGVDA, encoded by the coding sequence ATGGATAGCTCAAGTTCCAGGCGCGCCCTCACTGAAAAGGACGCGGCAATGTTGCGGGCAGTGGCCATGACAGGCAAAGGTTTTTTGACCAACGCGGCGGAAGGCGCAACAGTATATTTTACCAGAGACATCAGCTCCAGCGGGCTGACAAAAATCTATGGCCATTTGATGCAGGGCCGTTCGTTGCCGGGCAGGGTGGCGGTGAAGCTGCATTCTGGAGAACCGGGTGGCCAGAACTATCCCGCGCCAGCGTTGATCAAAGATCTTGTGCAGTCTGTGGGCGGAACCATTGTTGAGTGCAATACCGCCTATGCAGGAAAGCGCTTTACCACGGCAGACCATATGGTCGCGCTCAAGGAACACGGTTTTACGGATATTGCTCCGGTTGATATTTTGGACGAAGACGGCTCCATCAGTCTGCCTTTTGCGCGGGGCAAACACATCAATGAAAATTTCGTTGGCGCGCACTTTGCCAGGTACGATTCCTTTTTGATTTTATCCCATTTTAAGGGACACTCCATGGCCGGTTTTGGAGGGGCTATCAAGAATGTGGCCATCGGCATTGCTTCCGCTGAAGGAAAAATGTGGATTCATACCGGCGGAGAAACGCGGGCCCTTGGCAAATTCATCCGATGTTACAAGGTAAAAAAAGAACTGTTTCTGGAATCAATGGCAGAAGCGGCAGGTTCAGTAGTTGAAACACTGGGTACGGACAGAATCGTTTATGTCAGTCTGATGAACAATCTGTCCATTGACTGTGACTGCGACAAGAACCCTGCACCTCCAGAACTGGACGACATTGGCGTTCTGGCGTCCTTTGACCCTGTGGCCCTGGATCGGGCCTGCGTTGACCTTATTTACGCCGCTGACAGCGAAAAAAGCGTTTCATTGCGCGAGCGTATTGAATCCCGCAATGGGGTACACTTGCTGGATTACGCCGAATCACTCGAGATTGGCCGTCAGCAGTATACACTTGTGGGCGTTGACGCATGA
- a CDS encoding undecaprenyl-diphosphate phosphatase, with product MDNLLTAFILSIVEGLTEFLPVSSSGHLILVGDLLGFAGEKAATFDVVIQLGAILAVVVLYWKRFWGLVRPQPYVRFAGMRGITLLIITSLPACVLGLLLHSYIKEYLFRPATVLFALVVGALCMIFVEKRKFKTTCITLDDMTPKLALGIGCFQCLALWPGFSRSAATIMGGMLLGAKRPLAAEYSFIAAVPIMVAATGYDLLKNLSMFTSADIPFFLVGMIGSFVSALMAVKVFVALVGRMTLVPFAVYRLLIAPFVYYFMVN from the coding sequence ATGGACAACTTGCTCACTGCCTTTATTCTGAGCATTGTTGAGGGACTGACAGAATTTTTGCCGGTATCTTCCTCCGGCCATCTCATTCTTGTTGGCGATTTGCTCGGTTTTGCCGGTGAAAAGGCGGCCACCTTTGACGTTGTTATTCAGCTAGGGGCCATTCTTGCGGTTGTGGTGCTTTACTGGAAGCGGTTTTGGGGCCTGGTTCGCCCTCAGCCCTATGTCCGCTTTGCGGGCATGCGCGGCATTACGCTGCTTATTATTACATCGTTGCCTGCCTGCGTTCTTGGCCTTCTGCTGCATTCCTACATCAAGGAATACCTGTTCCGTCCGGCCACCGTGCTTTTTGCTCTGGTTGTGGGCGCTCTGTGCATGATTTTTGTTGAAAAGCGCAAGTTCAAGACAACCTGCATCACCCTTGACGATATGACGCCAAAATTGGCTCTGGGCATAGGCTGCTTTCAGTGCCTTGCCCTCTGGCCCGGTTTTTCGCGCTCAGCGGCAACCATAATGGGCGGCATGCTTTTGGGGGCCAAAAGGCCTTTGGCGGCGGAGTATTCCTTTATTGCCGCTGTGCCCATTATGGTGGCGGCCACTGGCTACGATTTGTTGAAAAACCTGAGCATGTTCACTTCTGCCGACATCCCCTTCTTTCTTGTGGGAATGATCGGATCCTTTGTGTCGGCCTTAATGGCGGTGAAGGTTTTTGTTGCTCTGGTGGGGCGCATGACCCTGGTGCCCTTTGCCGTTTACCGGCTGCTCATCGCGCCTTTTGTGTATTATTTTATGGTGAACTGA
- a CDS encoding glycosyltransferase family 2 protein yields MGCAQDLITVIIPAYNSGKYIKFALTSLEMQSHANFEALIIDGSTDDTSNLIADFVHSDHRFKTYKIQNLGPGFARNFGIDKATGKYVTFMDHDDIAAETWLSKLYAISQKEENEITFCSGFDFSGETVSPLKLPIITNSVYTLNDTIRKQISCIFIAPWLKLMPLDFIKKNSLKFSLDNKFDDVLFHFCAIHAAQKIAFTEERLYYHRVHACSISSEYFANKDLFFYHFKTLYDLILHKHDKKIINRFMYFLNLYSEHVASEHVYIKTYNKITEYLDQNNHDAILNAIKSLFFFSWKLFLDKPIKFN; encoded by the coding sequence ATGGGATGCGCCCAGGATCTGATCACTGTAATTATTCCGGCGTATAATTCTGGCAAATATATAAAATTTGCTTTAACCAGCCTTGAAATGCAGTCACATGCAAATTTTGAGGCTCTGATTATTGACGGCTCAACTGACGACACATCAAACCTGATTGCAGATTTTGTCCATTCTGATCATAGGTTCAAAACCTATAAGATACAAAACTTAGGCCCCGGCTTTGCACGAAACTTTGGAATAGACAAGGCGACAGGAAAGTATGTAACTTTTATGGATCATGATGACATAGCTGCTGAAACCTGGTTAAGCAAGCTGTATGCCATCTCCCAAAAAGAAGAAAATGAGATTACTTTTTGTTCAGGATTTGATTTTTCGGGTGAGACTGTTTCCCCTTTAAAACTGCCAATAATTACAAATTCTGTTTATACTCTTAATGATACAATTCGCAAACAAATAAGTTGTATATTTATTGCACCATGGCTGAAACTCATGCCCTTAGACTTTATTAAAAAAAATAGTCTCAAATTTTCTTTGGATAATAAATTTGATGACGTATTGTTTCATTTTTGCGCAATACATGCTGCCCAAAAAATTGCTTTTACTGAAGAAAGACTCTATTATCATCGTGTTCACGCCTGCTCCATAAGCAGTGAATATTTTGCAAATAAAGATTTATTTTTCTATCATTTCAAAACACTATATGATTTAATTTTGCATAAACATGACAAAAAAATTATAAATAGATTTATGTATTTTTTGAACTTGTATTCCGAACATGTTGCATCAGAGCACGTCTACATAAAAACATACAATAAAATAACTGAATATTTAGATCAAAACAATCACGATGCAATACTCAATGCAATTAAATCTCTATTTTTCTTTTCTTGGAAGCTTTTTTTGGACAAACCGATAAAATTCAACTGA
- a CDS encoding IS3 family transposase, producing MVSDRRRTGQTQLQRDAELLPLIEALKMEHPFWGYRRVWATLRHKNGMNVNAKRVERLMRLHGLGVRRATLRAKRTPGGSKPRPVRPCQWWGIDMTKVMTEGGWVYVVLVVDWFSKKIVGHHAGYQSRSHEWLQALEMGIQAHFPEGVREQGLSLMSDNGCQPTGKAFVRECATLGITQAFTSYNNPKGNADTERTMRTIKEELFWLREWRSLEHLADELSDWIELFNTTYLHSALGWKTPQCVHQQARKNRKDTPLKAA from the coding sequence CTGGTAAGCGACAGGCGGCGAACCGGCCAGACTCAGCTTCAGCGCGATGCCGAGCTCTTGCCGCTGATCGAAGCCCTTAAAATGGAGCATCCTTTTTGGGGCTACCGCCGCGTGTGGGCTACTCTCCGGCATAAAAACGGCATGAACGTCAACGCCAAACGTGTGGAACGCTTGATGCGTCTGCATGGCCTGGGCGTTAGGAGAGCAACCTTGCGAGCAAAGCGAACCCCCGGCGGAAGCAAGCCGCGTCCTGTTCGGCCCTGCCAGTGGTGGGGCATCGATATGACCAAGGTCATGACGGAAGGTGGCTGGGTGTATGTTGTTCTGGTAGTGGACTGGTTTTCCAAAAAGATCGTCGGCCATCATGCTGGCTACCAAAGCCGAAGTCATGAGTGGCTGCAAGCCCTGGAGATGGGCATTCAAGCGCACTTTCCCGAAGGCGTCCGAGAACAGGGCTTGAGCCTGATGAGTGATAACGGCTGCCAACCGACAGGAAAGGCTTTTGTGCGTGAATGCGCGACATTAGGCATCACACAGGCATTCACCAGCTACAACAATCCCAAAGGAAACGCGGATACTGAACGGACAATGCGCACAATTAAGGAAGAACTCTTTTGGTTGCGCGAATGGCGCAGCCTTGAGCACCTGGCCGACGAGCTTTCTGACTGGATAGAACTTTTTAACACCACGTACCTGCACTCGGCGCTTGGCTGGAAGACCCCGCAATGCGTGCATCAGCAGGCTCGTAAAAACCGGAAGGATACTCCCTTAAAGGCTGCTTGA
- a CDS encoding response regulator transcription factor, protein MGDKIRVLIADDHSIVREGVQRIVNSEEDMEVVGGVEDGSHVLDAVRTLRPDVLVLDISMPDISGIELLPILRREVQDVHIIVLSMHKKDVLVQQALDQGALGFVLKASPPSDLLAAIRTVNRGRFFLSSQIQANVINGYLGRRHSTKNATTLSERERHVLKGVVAGHTTKQIALELFLSPRTVEKHRASLMQKLGTKNLPELVFYAIQEKLILPLHFEDGE, encoded by the coding sequence ATGGGTGACAAAATTCGCGTTCTTATCGCTGACGATCATTCTATTGTTCGCGAGGGTGTACAACGTATTGTCAATAGCGAAGAAGATATGGAGGTAGTGGGTGGCGTCGAGGACGGCAGCCATGTGCTTGATGCGGTACGCACGCTTAGACCAGATGTACTGGTGCTGGATATCTCCATGCCCGACATTTCCGGGATAGAGCTCCTGCCTATTTTGCGGCGTGAGGTGCAAGATGTGCATATTATTGTTTTGTCCATGCACAAAAAGGATGTTCTGGTGCAGCAGGCTTTGGATCAGGGCGCGTTGGGCTTTGTACTCAAAGCATCGCCGCCAAGCGACTTATTGGCCGCCATCCGCACCGTCAACCGGGGCCGTTTTTTCCTGAGTTCGCAAATACAGGCCAACGTAATCAACGGCTACCTGGGCCGCCGCCATTCCACTAAAAATGCTACTACACTTTCCGAAAGGGAGCGCCATGTACTGAAAGGAGTAGTGGCCGGGCATACGACCAAACAGATAGCCCTAGAGCTTTTTCTAAGCCCGCGCACAGTGGAAAAACATCGCGCCAGCCTTATGCAAAAACTCGGCACCAAAAATCTGCCTGAGCTGGTATTCTACGCCATACAAGAAAAGCTGATCTTACCTCTGCACTTTGAGGACGGAGAATGA